Proteins from a single region of Nomascus leucogenys isolate Asia chromosome 2, Asia_NLE_v1, whole genome shotgun sequence:
- the RBL2 gene encoding retinoblastoma-like protein 2 isoform X3 has translation MNPFFRTSLNTLKRSNLVSSEEGNSGNFPMISDDLVNSYHLLLCALDLVYGNALQCSNRKELVNPNFKGLSEDFHAKDSKPSSDAPCIIEKLCSLHDGLVLEAKGIKEHFWKPYIRKLYEKKLLKGKEENLTGFLEPGNFGESFKAINKAYEEYVLSVGNLDERIFLGEDAEEEIGTLSRCLNAGSGTETAERVQMKNILQQHFDKSKALRISTPLTGVRYIKENSPCVTPVSTATHSLSRLHTMLTGLRNAPSEKLEQILRTCSRNPTQAIANRLKEMFEIYSQHFQPDEDFSNCAKEIASKHFRFAEMLYYKVLESVIEQEQKRLGDMDLSGILEQDAFHRSLLACCLEVVTFSYKPPGNFPFTTEIFDVPLYHFYKVIEVFIRAEDGLCREVVKHLNQIEEQILDHLAWKPESPLWEKIRDNENRVPTCEEVMPPQNLERADEICIAGSPLTPRRVTEVRADTGGLGRSITSPTTLYDRYSSPPASTTRRRLFVENDSPSDGGTPGRMPPQPVVNAVPVQNVSGETVSVTPVPGQTLVTMATATVTANNGQTVTIPVQGIANENGGITFFPVQVNVGGQAQAVTGSIQPLSAQALAGSLSSQQVTGTTLQVPGQVAIQQISPGGQQQKQGQSVTSSSNRPRKTSSLSLFFRKVYHLAAVRLRDLCAKLDISDELRKKIWTCFEFSIIQCPELMMDRHLDQLLMCAIYVMAKVTKEDKSFQNIMRCYRTQPQARSQVYRSVLIKGKRKRRNSGSSDSRSHQNSPTELNKDRTSRDSSPVMRSSSTLPVPQPSSAPPTPTRLTGANSDMEEEERGDLIQFYNNIYIKQIKTFAMKYSQANVMDAPPLSPYPFVRTGSPRRIQLSQNHPVYISPHKNETMLSPREKIFYYFSNSPSKRLREINSMIRTGETPTKKRGILLEDGSESPAKRICPENHSALLRRLQDVANDRGSH, from the exons GTAATTTCCCCATGATTAGTGATGATTTGGTCAATTCTTATCACCTGCTGCTGTGTGCTTTGGACTTAGTTTATGGAAATGCACTTCAGTGTTCTAATCGTAAAGAACTTGTGAACCCTAATTTTAAAG GCCTATCTGAAGATTTTCATGCTAAAGATTCTAAACCTTCCTCTGACGCCCCTTGTATCATTGAGAAACTGTGTTCCTTACATGATGGCCTAGTTTTGGAAGCAAAGGGGATAAAGGAACATTTCTGGAAACCCTATATTAGGAAACTCTATGAAAAAAAG CTCCttaagggaaaagaagaaaatctcacTGGGTTTCTAGAACCTGGGAACTTTGGAGAGAGTTT TAAAGCCATCAATAAGGCCTATGAGGAGTATGTTTTATCTGTTGGGAATTTAGATGAGCGGATATTTCTTGGAGAGGATGCTGAGGAGGAAATTGGGACTCTCTCTAGGTGTCTGAACGCTGGTTCAGGAACAGAGACTGCTGAAAGGGTGCAGATGAAAAACATCTTACAGCAGCATTTTGACAAG tccaAAGCACTTAGAATCTCCACACCACTAACTGGTGTTAGATACATTAAGGAGAATAGCCCTTGTGTGACCCCAGTTTCTACAGCTACGCATAGCTTGAGTCGTCTTCACACCATGCTGACAGGCCTCAGGAATGCACCAAGTGAGAAATTGGAACAGATTCTCAG GACATGTTCCAGAAATCCAACCCAGGCTATTGCTAACAGACtgaaagaaatgtttgaaatatattCTCAGCATTTCCAGCCAGATGAGGATTTCAGTAATTGTGCTAAAG aaattgCCAGCAAACATTTTCGTTTTGCGGAGATGCTTTACTATAAAGTATTAGAATCTGTTATTGAGCAGGAACAAAAAAGACTAGGAGACATGGATTTATCT gGTATTCTGGAACAAGATGCGTTTCACAGATCTCTCTTGGCCTGCTGCCTTGAAGTCGTCACTTTTTCTTATAAGCCTCCTGGGAATTTTCCATTTACTACTGAAATATTTGATGtgcctctttatcatttttataag gTGATAGAAGTATTCATTAGAGCAGAAGATGGCCTTTGTAGAGAGGTGGTAAAACACCTTAATCAGATTGAAGAACAGATCTTAGATCATTTGGCATGGAAACCAGAGTCTCCACTCTGGGAAAAAATTAGAGACAATGAAAACAGAGTTCCTACATGTGAAGAG GTCATGCCACCTCAGAACCTGGAAAGGGCAGATGAAATTTGCATTGCTGGCTCCCCTTTGACTCCCAGAAGGGTGACTGAAGTTCGTGCTGATACTGGAGGACTTGGAAGGA GCATAACATCTCCAACCACATTATACGATAGGTACAGCTCCCCACCAGCCAGCACTACCAGAAGGCGGCTATTTGTTGAGAATGATAGCCCCTCTGATGGAGGGACACCTGGGCGCATGCCCCCACAGCCCGTAGTCAATGCTGTCCCTGTGCAGAATGTATCTGGGGAGACTGTTTCTGTCACACCAGTTCCTGGACAGACTTTGGTCACCATGGCAACCGCCACTGTCACAGCCAACAATGGGCAAACAGTAACCATTCCTGTGCAAG GTATTGCCAATGAAAATGGAGGGATAACATTCTTCCCTGTCCAAGTCAATGTTGGGGGGCAGGCACAAGCTGTGACAGGCTCCATCCAGCCCCTCAGTGCTCAGGCCCTGGCTGGAAGTCTGAGCTCTCAACAGGTGACAGGAACAACTTTGCAAGTCCCTGGTCAAGTGGCCATTCAACAGATTTCCCCAGGTGGCCAGCAGCAGAAGCAAGGCCAGTCTGTAACCAGCAGTAGTAATAGACCCAGGAAGACCAGCTCTTTATCGCTTTTCTTTAGAAAG GTATACCATTTAGCAGCTGTCCGCCTTCGGGATCTCTGTGCTAAACTAGATATTTCAGATGaactgaggaaaaaaatctgGACTTGCTTTGAATTCTCCATAATTCAGTGTCCTGAACTTATGATGGACAGACATCTGGACCAGTTATTAATGTGTGCCATTTATGTGATGGCAAAG GTCACAAAAGAAGATAAGTCCTTCCAGAACATTATGCGCTGTTATAGGACTCAGCCACAGGCCCGGAGCCAG GTGTATAGAAGTGTTTtgataaaagggaaaagaaaaagaagaaattctggcAGCAGTGATAGCAGAAGCCATCAGAATTCTCCAACAGAACTAAACAAAGATAGAA CCAGTAGAGACTCCAGTCCAGTCATGAGGTCAAGCAGCACCTTGCCAGTTCCACAGCCCAGCAGTGCTCCTCCTACACCTACTCGCCTCACAGGTGCCAACAGTGAcatggaagaagaggagaggggagatcTCATTCAGTTCTACAACAACATCTACATCAAACAGATTAAGACATTTGCCATGAAGTACTCACAGGCAAATGTA atggaTGCTCCTCCACTCTCTCCCTATCCATTTGTAAGAACAGGCTCCCCTCGCCGAATACAGTTGTCTCAAAATCATCCTGTCTACATTTCCccacataaaaatgaaacaatgctTTCTCCTCGAGAAAAGATTTTCTATTACTTCAGCAACAGTCCTTCAAAG